The genomic window CTTTTTGATAAAATTTCATAAAATCACCTCAATTCTATAAAAACACTCTCCCCTACTAGTCTATGCCGCCAATAATAGAAGAGTTATTACAAAGTTGTTAAATAGGGGTTTACAAATTAATAATTTTGTAATAAAATAAAGATGTAAAGAAGTTATGTAATCCAAGACATCTAAGGAGGACGTATTATGAATAAAAATGTAAAGAGATGGATGACAGGACTTTTGGTTACTACAATCTTTTTAGTACCTCAAAATGCCTCAGCTATTCTTCTTAAACAGGGTACAAGGAGTGCAGAGGTTACAAAGGTTCAAACAGAATTAAAAAATCGGGGATATTTTAAATATCACACGGCTACAGGCTATTATGGCCATATTACCGCCGATGCAGTTAGGGCATTCCAAAGAGAAAAAGGGCTCGCAATTGATGGAATTGTAGGTAACAATACGTACAATGCCCTTTTTGAAAATAATAGCACTAATAGTATTAATACCAATACTCTTCAAAAGGGTGCTGTTGATTGGTTTAGTAAGGTTCAATACATATTTCCAAGAGGAAAAAATGCCAAAATCACTGATATTAAAACTGGTAAATCCTTTATTATTAAAAGGACCTTTGGTACAAACCATGCCGATGTGGAAGCTCTAACAAAAGAAGATACGAAGATAATAAAGGATATATGGGGAGGATTTAGCTGGGAAAGAAGGGCTGTTGTAGTTGAAGTAGACGGTCATATACTTGCTGGTTCAATGACTGCCATGCCCCATGCAGGGGTTGATAATAAGCCCGCTGTGGTAGTGGTAAATAATAGAAGTGGTGGATATGGTAGAGGCCAAAACCTTGATGCTGTAAAAAATAATGGTATGGATGGTCATATTGACATTCATTTTTTAAATAGCAGGACTCATGGCACTAACGTTATGCAGAAAGTTCATCAGGATAAAGTCAAGGAAGCCGCAGAGCATATCTCAAAGAATTAAGAATAAGGCAACTTTCGTTGCCTTATTCTTGTCTAATGGGTAATTCAATAATCCAGTAACCATATTCTCCTGTGGTTGGTTTTACATCCCTACAACATAGAAAACTACTACAGCCAAAGACCTTGGCTCTTTCTACCATATTAGGATAGTAAATATCTGGAATACCTAAGCAGTAAGTATTTAATTCTTTGTTTTGGCCAAGTAAAAGATGGTTATATTTTTTAGCCCCTACAAGAAGATACGGATTACTGTACCATCGCCACGGATAATCTAAAATGAGGGGAAGTTCTTCATATGAAATCCTATACCATTCCATACCTTCACTGGGTTTTTCAAAGGGATTCATTCTAATATTCCCTTCTAGAATCTTCCTTAGGAAATCTTCTTTTTTAGGCTCATTCCTTGGAAATTGCCATTTGTTATCAGGTATAAAATAGGATGGTTCCTCTTCATCTAACTTAGAATCTTCTTCTTTATCTTCCTTATCTTCCTTATTTTCCTTAGGAATTTCTTCAGACATCCTCTTTATAGGCTCTTCATTTTCGACTTGCTCCTCTTTGGTAAAACTTTTTTCTGTCTTTTCATCTTCCTTTGGAAGTTCTTCATTATTATTTATCTTCCATGGAAATGGTTCTTTTTTAAAACCTACAAGTGGTATTGAGTTTTCATGGGTTAAAATAACTACTCCCTCGAATTTATCTATAGAGAGGCCACTCCCCCCTACATCTCCCCTATCTACTTCTATATTTATATCTCTTTTCCCTTTTTCATCCACATAAAAAGATTCTATGAGAATTTGTTTGGGGCCTTCCGGTAAATTAGCAAGCAAAAAAGCTCTATATCCTTTTTCCCTTGGAATAAGCTTTAAATCTTGCACATATATTTGTACTTTAGCTTTATTACCATAGGAGTTTATTTTGCAATATCCAGAGGGCTCTTTATTAGCAAAGGAATACCCTCTTGTGTCCTGTTTTAAGATAATAAAAGTTCGATAATTACGCTTTTCCAATTTAACTCCCCCATTTCATACCTTGTCTTTATAATATATTGGGGAAGTTCTAAAAATATGCTAATATTCTTTACTTAGTGCATCAGACAACTTAGCAAAATCATGAATGGATAGCATTTCTCCTCTAATCTTTTCATCAAACCCTAAACCTTTAAATATTCCACCCATTTCTTCTTTAGAAAGGGTCGTTATATTATTATTTATAAGACTATTTATAAGGGTTTTTCTTCTTTGGGAAAAAGAGGCCTTTATTATTCTGAAAAACAACCTTTCATCTATGGCCTCTACTGAAGGCTTCTCTAGAACTTCTAAATGTATCACGGCAGAATCTACATTAGGTCTTGGTATGAAAGAATTTCTCGGTACCTTTGCTATGATACTAGATTTTGCATAGTAAGCTGTGGTAAGGGTAATTGCCCCATAATCCTTATTATTAGGGGAAGCTATTAGCCTCTTTGCCACTTCCTTTTGGACCATTACAGTTATACTTGAAACTGGAAGGTTATTTTCTAAGAGTCCCATAATAATGGGAGTTGTTATATAATACGGGAGGTTAGCTACTACCTTAATCGGCTTATTTCCGTTTTTATCCTCTACTAATTTTTTAATATCTACTTTTAAGATATCATTATGGATTATTTCTATATTTTTGCACTCCCCAAGGGTTTCACCTAATATAGGTATTAACTGATTGTCTATTTCTATAGCAATAACCTTTTTTGCATACTGGGATAATACTTGGGTTAGGCTCCCTATTCCAGGTCCTATTTCTAATATGCAGTCTTCATCTGTAATTCGTGCACCATTTATTATTTTATTTAATACATGGGTATCAATTAAAAAGTTTTGACCATATTTTTTTCTAAAAATAAAAGGATATTTATTTAATATTTCTTTTGTCTTATTAGGAGTTGCGATTAATTCCATGGTTTCTCCTCCATTTTTCAATCCTTTTTATAACCTACAAAAAGCCGAATACCTTCGGCTTTGGCTATTGTACTAATATATATACTTTTCTTTGTTGTCTTCCAAATTGCAGGGCTTCCTTTTTTGTATCAAAGTATAAGTCAATCTTTTTTCCTTTGATAGCTCCCCCCGTATCTTCTGCTACTGCATATCCATACCCTTCAACATATAATTTAGTTCCAAGGGGGATTACCCTTGGGTCTACAGCAACTGTTCCTACCCTTGCTCTAGTTCCTGTAGCAGTAATGCCAAATCCCGGCTCCCCCGGATTTTTCCCTGTATCTGCATAACTTGCTGTATAGGCAGTAGTATTCATTATTATTTCTTTTGTGTACTTATATGACTTTCCGTCAATTCCCTCAATTACATTTTCAGCACCTATTTTTATAATTTCATCTTGAGGTTCTTCTAGGATTATTTCAGCAATTACTTCGCTCTTTTGTTCATCCTCCCCAATATACTCAACCTTTGTTGTAACCTCTTTTAAGCCATTGGCTCCTTGGTTGATTAATTCCTTCTCCCCTATGGGTAAGTTAGGTGTTTCTATAATTTGTGTCTTATAGGGTATCTCTTCTTCTATCGTAACAACTTCTTCTCTATGGGTCCTAACTTCTAGTTTCATATGGGGTAAAATTTTATCGTTAAGGGAGTTATTTATGCTTCCCCTCTCCCCTAACATAATTCCCTGCTCTTTTATGAAATCCTCTATAGTTTCTGTTTTAGTATATATTTCTTCTTCCTTTCCGTCTATAGTTAAATCAATGGGGATTGCTCTAATTATTTTGATGGTCATTCCTTCTACCAAATTCTCATGCATGGTCACATTAAGCTCATCATCTTTATCTAAAATGATGCTTTGTTCTTGTAAAAAGGTTTCTACTGTAGACTTTGGTGTCCTATATAGGGTAGATTTATTATTGTCAATTACAGTTACCTCTTTTAACATCAATTGATATGCTGTTGCACTACTTGAGCCTAGTAAAAACATGACCATAATGAGAAATAAGGTTCTTGTTTTTTGATTCATTTCTGTACCTCCTGCATCCAAATTGATACCTTGGTATTATAGATGGGAAACTATGGATTGTCAAATTTTTAAATGTATATTAATTCCAAATCCCTGTAATCCTTGATATCTCTATTATATACAGGTATTTTACAACTTATTCATAAATATTTTATTATTTTGTAAAACTTATTTTACATTTTCTTAATATATGAAAAAACCAGAATATATAAGGCTTTGAGCCCTTTTTTATATTCTGGTTCATCATTTTTTATATTTTCCTTTGTAATATAAACTTAATATTTCTCAAATTTTAAACAACTCTCTACCATTTTCCTTTGTTATCCTTGCTATCTCCTTAACATCTACATCCTTAATATTAGCTATTTTTTCGACAATATATCTTAAATTAGTTGAATCATTTCTCTTTCCCCTAAAGGGCACGGGGCTAAGATAAGGGGCATCTGTCTCGATGAGAATTGAAGATAGGGGTATTTCTTTGATTACCTCTATAACCTTCTTTGCATTCTTAAAAGTAGTTGTCCCTCCAATCCCTATATAAAACCCTTTTTTAACATATTCCTTAGCCATTTCTACACTACCAGAATAACAGTGTATAACCCCTTTTCGTGGTTTTACTTTACTAATAATATCAAAGGTCTCATAGCTTGCTTCCCTACTATGAATGATAACTGGCAATTCTATTTCCTTTGCCCAATTTAATTGCCTTTCAAACCAATGCCTTTGCAAATCCCTAGGGGAATTATCATAGTGATAATCAAGACCTATCTCCCCGATGGCTACTACCTTATATTCCTTAGAAAGGCCCTTTAACTGCTTAAAGTTATCTTCATTTAATTCCTTAACATCATGGGGATGAACCCCTATACTACAATAAATATATTCATATCTCTTAGCCAATTCTATTCCAGCTTTGGATGAAGAAACATTAGCAGCCACCTGTATAACATAGTCAATCCCCTCTATGGGAAGCTTTTCTAAAAGTTCTTCTCTGTCCTCATCAAAAGCCTTATCATCATAATGGGCATGGGATTCAAAATACATTATTTCACCTTCGCTCCGCTTTCAATATCTTTATCAGTCGATGCCAAAACTAAATTTCCATCTTCATCGGATGCTGCTAATATCATTCCTTCGGATAGTATTCCTCTTAATTTTACAGGTGGTAAATTGCATACTACTATGACCTTTTTACCTACCATTTCCTCGGGGGTATAGTGCTTTGCAATACCAGAAACTATTTGTCTTGTTTCTTTTCCTATTTTAATCTGAGATTTTAGAAGTTTATCAGCTTTTTCTACCTTTTCACAGCTAAGGACTTCTCCTATCCTAAGATCCATTTTGGCAAAATCATCAATCGAAATGTATTCAGCATTTTTCCCGTTACTTTTTGTTTTTGCAACAAATTCTTCCCTAGTTTTCCTTTGGGCTTCTTCTAATTTTTCCAATTCCAGTTTTATATCAATTCTTGGAAACAATATTTCACCTTTTCTTACAGTAAAGTTTTGAGGAAGCATACCCCAGGTTTTTGTACTATCCCAAGTTGTCATTTGTCCCTCTATTATTCCTAGCTGTTCCCATATCTTCTTGGGAGTTGCTGGCATAAAGGGGTGAACGAGTATAGATGCAATACGGATAACCTCACCTAGGTTGTATAAAACATTAGAAAGCTCGTCCCTTCTAGCTTCGTCCTTAGCTAAAATCCAGGGAGTCGTTTTATCTATATATTTATTGGCTCTTCTAACTAAACTCCAAATCTCTATTAAGGCATCACTAAATAGAAGTTTTTCCATATGTTCTTCTACTTTAGATACAGTTTCTAAGGCCATGGCTTTAATATCGGAATCAAAGGGTGAAGGCTTTTTATCTTCTATCAAAGTACCACTGAAATATTTATCAACCATGGCTATGGTTCTTGATATAAGGTTACCAAAATCATTGGCTAAATCTGCATTTATTCTTTGAATTAATGCTTCATTGCTAAAGTTTCCATCTTGTCCAAAGGCAACTTCCCTAAGTAAAAAATATCTAATGGCATCGGAACCATAATGATCCACTAACACCTTTGGATCGACTACATTTCCCTTTGACTTTGACATCTTTCCTCCGTCTATTACGAGCCATCCGTGACCAAATACCTGTTTTGGTAATGGCTCTCCTAATGCCATAAGAAGGGCTGGCCATATAATAGTATGAAAACGAACAATTTCTTTTCCTACTAAATGAACATCTGCAGGCCAATATCTTTTATATTCTTCATCTCTTTCAGATAAATACCCCAAGGCTGTTATATAGTTAGATAAGGCATCTACCCATACATACACCACATGCCCTGGATCAAATTCAATGGGTATTCCCCATTTAAATGAAGTCCTAGATACGCATAAATCCTCAAGCCCAGGCTTTAAAAAATTATTGATCATTTCATTTTGCCTTGTGTTTGGCTGAATAAATTCAGGATTTTTTTCTATATATTCAATTAATCGATCTTGATATTTTGATAGTTTAAAAAAATAACTTTCTTCCTTTACCTTCTCGACTTCCCTATCGCAATCTGGGCACTTACCTTCGTGTAGTTGCCTTTCTGTGTAAAAAGCTTCACAGGGGGTACAATACCAACCTTCATAGGAACTTTTATAAATATCTCCCTTTTCATAAAGCTTTTTAAATATTTTTTGAACTGTTTTTTTATGGTAATCATCAGTTGTTCTAATAAAATTATCATAACTTATATCCATTATCTTCCACAATTCTTTAATCCATGTTACAATTGAATCAACATACTTTTTTGGAGGCATGCCTTTTTGCTTGGCAATACGCTCAATTTTTTGACCATGTTCATCGGTCCCAGTTAAAAATTTTACATCAAAACCCCTAAGTCTCTTATATCTTGCCATGGTATCGGCGGCTACGGTAGTATAGGAATGACCTATATGTAGCTTATCACTAGGGTAATAAATAGGTGTTGTAATATAGTAGGTTTTTTTACTCATTGTACTCCTCCATCTCCTCTAACATATTAAAAAATATTATATATCCTTTAAATGAAAAATGCAAAACCTTATATTTTTAGTTTTTACCATTATATATAAAGTATGTTTATCTTTAATGTATATATACTAACTTATAGGTTTAGAATATAGATTAAAGTTTAGTTATTACTATTTTTTCTACTATTTACTTGACACCCTTAGGACAAATTATGTATTATTAAAATGGGGAAAATTTGAAAGTTTTATTTGTTTTTTCCCATATAAATACATAAATAAATTAACAAGGAGGATTAATTTATGGCGACTCAAGCAAGATTTCAAAGGGACCAAATTGGGGCGGACAACCCTATTTTCTCCCAGATTAGAGCAACTATCGAAACACCTTTTTATGGTAATAATGTAGTTAAGGTTACTTCGTTAAAAGAAGCTTACAAATTAGCTGCTGCTTCCCCTGGAACCATTGTAACAGATATGCCTGTTTATAATCCAGAAGCTATTGGCTTAGATGCAGATGCTAAGGTACTACTTTTTAACGATGGTGCTGTTAGCGGTCGTGCTGCAGCAGCTAGAAAAATCATTGGTGAACCAGGAGTTAATACTAACGAATACGCTCTTAAGATTAGCGAAGCTGTTTACAGATCTCGTAATAGCAAAATGTACCATGCTGAAGTTTATGTGGGACTTCATGAAGACTTTATGGTAAAAGCACATTTATTAATACCAGAAGGTCAAGAAAACATTATGTATTCTTGGATGCTTAACTTCCAATATATAACCGATGAATACTTCAATATGTACCAAAGATCTAATAAACTAAAATATGAAGGAGATATCTATGTATTCTCTGATCCTACCTGGTCTCATCCAGAACACCCAATGGGCCTTTCATGCTTTGATCCTGCCCATAACTGCGCTGCAATCCTTGGAATGAGATACTTCGGTGAGCACAAAAAAGGCACCTTAACCCTTGGATGGGCTATTGCAAACCGTAATGGATATGCATCTTGTCATGGTGGACAAAAACGTTACAATTTATCTAATGGAAATAAATTCGTTGCTGGTGTATTTGGCCTTTCAGGTTCAGGTAAATCTACTATTACCCATGCCCGCCATAATGATAAATATAATATCACAGTTCTTCATGATGATGCCTTTGTTATTTCCACTGAGGACAGCTCTTCTGTTGCTCTAGAACCTGCTTACTTTGACAAAACCCAAGACTACCCATTAGTTTCCGAAGATAACAAATACTTATTAACTGTACAAAATAATGCTGCAACTATAGATGAAGACGGTAAAGTGGTCATCGTTACAGAAGATATCAGAAATGGAAATGGCCGAGCAGTAAAATCTAAGTTATGGTCTCCTAACCGTGTTGATAAATTCGACGAACCAGTTAATGCTATCTTCTGGTTAATGAAGGATCCAACCCTTCCTCCTGTTGTAAAATTAAAAGGAGCAGAACTTGCTTCTGTTATGGGAGCTACCCTAGCAACAAAAAGAACTACTGCTGAAAGACTTGCACCAGGTGTAGATCCTAATGCATTAGTTGTAGAGCCCTATGCCAACCCATTTAGAACATATCCATTAGCAGATGATTACAACAAATTTAAGGCTTTATTCCATGACAGACATATTGATTGCTATATTTTAAACACAGGATTCTTTATGGATAAGAAAGTAACCCCTGCTGTTACTTTAGGAGCATTAGAGGCTATTATTGAAGGAGATGCTCAGTTTAAGCCTTGGGCAAACTTCTCTGATATAGAAATCCTCGAAATTGAAGGCTTTATTCCTGATTTAAATGACTCTGAATATACAGATCAATTAAAGAAAAGAATGGAAGATAGGATAAAATTCATCGAATCTAAAAAAACAGTAAGAGAAGGATTCGACAAACTTCCTGATGAAGCTTTACAGGCACTTAAAAAGGTTGTTAATGAACTAAAATAAGAAGAAGCCATGGGCTTCTTTTTATTTTCCAAAAATCCATAAGGTAATATAAAAAGAGGCAACTACCCCCGCTAGATTAGCAATTATTGCTCCTGAAAGTGTATACCTGGTCTTTTTAATCCCAATAGACATAAAGTAAACTGACATAGTATAAAAAATTGTTTCTGTACATCCCATCATAATAGAAACAAACCTTCCAATGAATGAATCTGGTCCGTACTGCTTAAATAAATCTAAAACCAATCCTAAACTAGCAGAAGAAGAGATACTTCTTAATATTGTAAGAGGAATTAATTCCGATGGAAAAGAAGTAAAAGCAAATAAAGGTTTAAGTATTCTTTCAATATAACCTAGGGTTCCTGATACCCTAATGATTCCCACAGCAATCATTAGGCCTATTAAAGTGGGCATAATAGTCAAAATGGTATTTACACTCTTCCTTGCTCCTTCTACGAACACATCAAATATATTAACCTTTTTCAATAACCCATAGGTAAGTACCCCCATTACTATTACTGGGACCATAAAATCTGATATATAAAAAATCCATTTCAAACTCTTTTCCTCCTTTCCATGATTTTCCCATACACAACTGCCGTCAGAGTCGATATAAGAGTAGCTAATATGGAAGGTCCGATTATCTCTGATGGATTAATTGAACCGTATTGAGATCTATAGGCTATAATATTTATAGAAATAAGTTGTACAGAGGAAATATTAACAATTAAAAACATACACATAGCATTACTGGCCTCATCCTTCTTAAGGTTTAATTTTTGTAATTCTTTCATTGCCAATAAACCCGGTGGAGTAGCCCCCCAGCCAAGGCCCAATATATTTGCAATTAAATTTGTAGCTATGTATTTTTGTGCTTTATGGCCATCGGGGATATCTGGAAACAAGAACCTTAAAACAGGCCTTATTTTTTCTGTTAGAACATTAATGAGCCCAGATTTTTCGGCTATCCCCATAATGCCCATCCAAAAAGCCAAAGCCCCTAAAAGCTTAATGCACACCTCTACCCCTTCCCTCGAAGAGTTTATTGCTGTATTGGTTACCTCCCCCATTGTTCCTGTAAAAGCAGCCACTACAATTCCTATTAAAATCATAAACCCCCATAAATAATTTAACATATATTCCCCACCCTATATAAACTTTAAAAATCCTCTCTTTATATATATGACTTTATTATTAAAATATGAACAAGCCCTATCTTTAGTTTTCTTATATGTTTAATCTGATTTTTGTCGAATTGTCGAAAATTACTTAAAGTTATTTTTCCAGTTAATTTATCACTTTATTTACTAAAAAGTGTATATTAGATTATTTTTCCAAATGCATTTTCTTATTAAAAATATCTTTCTACAAAAAACACCCTTTTTAAAGTGATTTATATAACTAATATTGTATTTTGTTCTTTAAATTTCATTTTTATTGTTGACTTTTATTGTTAATTATGGTATTCTGATATTGTATTAATATGTCGAAAAAAGAAATATAAAGAGGAGAGGATATAGTATGAAATCAACAGGTGTTGTAAGAAAAGTAGACGAATTAGGAAGAGTTGTTCTTCCAATTGAATTAAGAAGAAATCTAGATATTCACGAAAAAGATGCATTAGAAATTTTTGTAGATAATGATAAAATTATCTTAAAAAAATATGAACCAGCGGATATCTTTACTGGTAGTATGGATGATTTAATTTATTATAAAGGAAAGAAAATTTCTAGAGATACAATCCTTGAACTTGTAAGACTTGCAGGAATGGAATTAAAATAAAAAAAGCCAATATAATTGGCTTTTTTTATTTTATCTTATGAATTATCTGGTACACTTCTCTTTTACTTATTCCTCTATCTTTTGCCACTTGTTTCATCGCATCTTTTTGGTTCTTGCCCGTCTCTAAGTATTGTTTAAAATGCTTTTCAATAGTTATAGCTTCCCATTTTCTTACTTCTATTTCATTAATTTCTTCCCTCGTTATTCCTTCAATGACTAAAACAAATTCTCCTTTTGCCTCATTTTCTTTGTAAAAAGGTATAGCCTCTTCAAATGTGGTTTTTTTAACCTCTTCATACTGTTTTGTAAGTTCCCTTATTATTGATATATTTCTATTACCTAAGGTCTTATACAGGGCTTCTAGAGTCTTGCAAAGCCTATGGGGAGCTTCATATAATACAATGGTCCTATCCTCCTGTGATATGATACTCAACCGCTCCCTCTTTTTTTTATTTTCTATTGGCAAAAAGCCTTCAAAAACAAATTTTTCAGTGGATAATCCCGAAATAATAAGTCCCGAGATAACTGCTGATGCCCCTGGTATAGGGACAACTTTTATATTATTTTCATATGCGAGTTTAACCAAGTCCTCCCCAGGATCTGATATTCCCGGAGTCCCTGCATCAGTTACAAGAGCAATGTTTAATCCTTTTTTTAGCTTTTCAATAAGAATAGGTCCCTTATTTATCTTATTGTGTTCGTGGTAACTAGTTAGGGGTGTGTTAATATTCAAGTGGTTTAAAAGCTTTTTGGTACGTCTTGTATCTTCTGCCCCTATTAAGTCCACTTCCTTTAATATTCTTACGGCCCTATAGGTTATATCTTCTAAATTCCCTATGGGTGTCGCACATAAGTACAATATTCCTAACATTTATTAACCCCTTTTTTCTTTATATAATTCCTTTATCTTTTCTGTATACTGCCTCTTTTCATTGTAAATAATAAGGGGCTCTAAAACCTTAAGTAAAGGTCCTGCATTTTTAATTGCCTCTATAAGAAGCATATTAGGTGCCTTACCGATATAAGGATGAACTAATTGCATCTTCTTTGGTTCAAGGCGATATTTTCTTAAAATCTCTATTATATCTACCAGTCTTTGGGGCCTGTGAACCATGTAAAAACGCCCCTTATTTTTTAGCAAATAGGCAGCAGCCCCTATCACATCCTCTAGGGAACAAAATACTTCATGCCTTGCTATAGTTCTTGCTTCATTTATACTAAGGAGGCCTCCCCCCTCATTCATATAAGGAGGATTGGATGTAATAACATCGAAAGAATCATTATTATAACAATCTTTAACATTCCTTATATCTTGATTGTGTATTTCTACTTTATCCTCTAATCCATTAAATAATACACTTCTTCTTGCCATGTCTACATTTTGAGGTTGGATCTCAATACCAATAAACTTATGACCTTTGGTTTTTGCCTCTAGTAAAATGGGTATAACCCCATTACCCGTTCCCAGATCAAGAACTATTTCCCCTTCTTTTACTTCTGTAAAAGAAGAAAGCAATACTGCATCCATTCCAAAGCAAAAATAATTGGGATTTTGTATGATATGGTATCCATTTAAGTTAAGATCATCTACCCGCTCTCCCTCTTTTAATGTTATATTATTCATTAAGTTCTTCCTCTATTATTATATCATTATCTTCCTTCTTCTTTAGAGAAGGATTAAATTTGATATCTTCTACAGGATATATAGCCACTTCCGTATCTCCTTCTTTTTTAATAACAGCAACCCTTATTAGTTGACGAAGTACATTAACTGATAGTACCGTCCCTTGTCCATCCGGTGTCATTACTTCTTGTCCTATATCGGGAAGTTTTTCATTAATTTCTTTATAGGTTTCCTCTTCATATTTTAAGCAGCACATTAGCCTTCCACATACCCCTGATATCTTAGTAGGGTTTAGGGATAAATTTTGTTCTTTTGCCATCTTTATAGACACCGGCTGGAACTCCGATAAAAAACTGGAACAACATAAGGGCCTTCCACATATCCCTATACTGTTCATCATTTTCGTTTCGTCCCTCACCCCAATTTGCCTAAGCTCAATCCTTGTCCTAAAAATAGATGCTAAATCTTTTACGAGTTCTCTAAAGTCAATTCTACCCTCTGCGGTAAAATAAAACATTATTTTATTATTATCAAAAGTAAATTCTACATCAATCAACTTCATATCTAGATTATGACTTTTTATTTTTTCTTTACATATATCAAAGGCTTCTTTTTCTTTTTTCTTATTTTCTTCTTCTATTTTATCATCTTCTTCAGATGCAATTCTGATAACCTTTTTTAAAGGGTGCAATAATTGTTCCTCGGGGACAGCCTTGTTTGATATGATTACAGTACCATACTCTACTCCCCTTGCTGTTTCCACTATAACATGGCTCCCTTTTTCTATTTCCAGACCTTCCGGATCAAAGTAGTATACTTTACCGGCTCGTTTAAAACGAACTCCAATTATATCAATCATTATCATTCTCCTTTATGCTTAGTAACATTACTTCTAAAGTCAGCTGAAAATTAGCATTTTGACTAAGCTGTCTTTTTGCCTTCTCGATAGCCCTTAGGGATTTATCTATTCTATTATAAGATAAATCTGTACTCATATTCAATAACTCATTCATTTTATCTTTATTTATTATATATGGATTATTTCCCGTTTGTTTAATAAATAAGATATCCCTATACCAAATGTACATTAGGTCTAATAAAAAATTTATTTCTTCTTTATAACTTTCCATTTCTTTTTGTATTTCAAATAAATCTATTAGGTTTTCATTTCGAATTTCCTCTGACCACCTAATTATATTATCCCTAGCATTAGTAAAATAATCCGATTTCATTATTTCTTTTACTTTACCAATGCTCCCGTCAGAAAATGGTATATATAAATCAATTTTCCCATCTTGGACTTGATTATTCGAAATAAAATATTCCTTAATTTCATCAAACCTTAAAGGCTTTAATTTTATAAGGAAACATCTTGATATAATTGTAGGAAGAAATTGTTTAATATTAGTAGAAATAAGAATTATAATTCCATATGGTGG from Candidatus Epulonipiscium sp. includes these protein-coding regions:
- a CDS encoding spore maturation protein; this translates as MKWIFYISDFMVPVIVMGVLTYGLLKKVNIFDVFVEGARKSVNTILTIMPTLIGLMIAVGIIRVSGTLGYIERILKPLFAFTSFPSELIPLTILRSISSSASLGLVLDLFKQYGPDSFIGRFVSIMMGCTETIFYTMSVYFMSIGIKKTRYTLSGAIIANLAGVVASFYITLWIFGK
- a CDS encoding nucleoside recognition protein, with the translated sequence MLNYLWGFMILIGIVVAAFTGTMGEVTNTAINSSREGVEVCIKLLGALAFWMGIMGIAEKSGLINVLTEKIRPVLRFLFPDIPDGHKAQKYIATNLIANILGLGWGATPPGLLAMKELQKLNLKKDEASNAMCMFLIVNISSVQLISINIIAYRSQYGSINPSEIIGPSILATLISTLTAVVYGKIMERRKRV
- a CDS encoding AbrB/MazE/SpoVT family DNA-binding domain-containing protein gives rise to the protein MKSTGVVRKVDELGRVVLPIELRRNLDIHEKDALEIFVDNDKIILKKYEPADIFTGSMDDLIYYKGKKISRDTILELVRLAGMELK
- the rsmI gene encoding 16S rRNA (cytidine(1402)-2'-O)-methyltransferase; translated protein: MLGILYLCATPIGNLEDITYRAVRILKEVDLIGAEDTRRTKKLLNHLNINTPLTSYHEHNKINKGPILIEKLKKGLNIALVTDAGTPGISDPGEDLVKLAYENNIKVVPIPGASAVISGLIISGLSTEKFVFEGFLPIENKKKRERLSIISQEDRTIVLYEAPHRLCKTLEALYKTLGNRNISIIRELTKQYEEVKKTTFEEAIPFYKENEAKGEFVLVIEGITREEINEIEVRKWEAITIEKHFKQYLETGKNQKDAMKQVAKDRGISKREVYQIIHKIK
- a CDS encoding tRNA1(Val) (adenine(37)-N6)-methyltransferase; this encodes MNNITLKEGERVDDLNLNGYHIIQNPNYFCFGMDAVLLSSFTEVKEGEIVLDLGTGNGVIPILLEAKTKGHKFIGIEIQPQNVDMARRSVLFNGLEDKVEIHNQDIRNVKDCYNNDSFDVITSNPPYMNEGGGLLSINEARTIARHEVFCSLEDVIGAAAYLLKNKGRFYMVHRPQRLVDIIEILRKYRLEPKKMQLVHPYIGKAPNMLLIEAIKNAGPLLKVLEPLIIYNEKRQYTEKIKELYKEKRG
- a CDS encoding stage 0 sporulation family protein is translated as MIDIIGVRFKRAGKVYYFDPEGLEIEKGSHVIVETARGVEYGTVIISNKAVPEEQLLHPLKKVIRIASEEDDKIEEENKKKEKEAFDICKEKIKSHNLDMKLIDVEFTFDNNKIMFYFTAEGRIDFRELVKDLASIFRTRIELRQIGVRDETKMMNSIGICGRPLCCSSFLSEFQPVSIKMAKEQNLSLNPTKISGVCGRLMCCLKYEEETYKEINEKLPDIGQEVMTPDGQGTVLSVNVLRQLIRVAVIKKEGDTEVAIYPVEDIKFNPSLKKKEDNDIIIEEELNE
- the holB gene encoding DNA polymerase III subunit delta'; amino-acid sequence: MNTFEEIVGHKEVIKSLQQGIKNKKISHSYIIDGLDGIGKKTIAFTYAKTLQCLKGGITPCNECTSCRAFDSLNHPDVFFITPSKRSLGVDQVRDNIQKDVETKPYKYKYKIYIVENADKMTIQAQNALLKTIEEPPPYGIIILISTNIKQFLPTIISRCFLIKLKPLRFDEIKEYFISNNQVQDGKIDLYIPFSDGSIGKVKEIMKSDYFTNARDNIIRWSEEIRNENLIDLFEIQKEMESYKEEINFLLDLMYIWYRDILFIKQTGNNPYIINKDKMNELLNMSTDLSYNRIDKSLRAIEKAKRQLSQNANFQLTLEVMLLSIKENDND